CCTGATGGCTCGCATGAAACTGCCAGCTTCGCGGGTTGAGCATGTTTTGAAGACGAAAGACCCGGCTGTGCTTGCCAAGCTCGTTGAAGAGCTTCAAAAGGGCATGGTCAAACGAGGCTGATCAATTCAGCAACGGAATGCACCGACATGGACAGTCGACAACTCACAATCCTACAGCTTCTTCCTGCGCTGGAAAGCGGTGGCGTCGAACGAGGTGTGATTGAGGTTGCGGGGGCTGTTGCACAGTCAGGGCATCGTTCGCTGGTCGTTTCGGCTGGTGGGCGACTGGTCGATCAGCTGCTGGATGAGGGGTCTGAGCATTTTGCGATGCCAGTTGGCGTCAAATCTCCAGTAACGCTGAGGTGTATTCCGCAGTTGCGCAGATTGCTGATCGAGGAGCGTGTGGATGTGGTCGATATTCATTCGCGGCTTCCCGGTTGGGTTACGTGGATGACGCTCGCTACAATGCCATCCGCGGTAAGACCTCGATTCATTTCCACACTGCATGGATTGCATTCAGTCAATGCATACAGCAGCATCATGTGTCGCGGTGACTATGTCGTGGCTGTATCGCACGCGGTCAACAATTATATCCGTGATCACTATTCATGGGTGCCGGAATCTCGGGTGCGGGTGATTCCGCGAGGCGTTGATTCGGAGGAATTTCCGCGAGGTTACTATCCCGATGCTCAATGGGAAATGGAGTTCTATCGCGAATTTCCAAAGCTCAAGGGGCAGATGCTGGTGACGCTTCCCGGTCGTGTGACCCGACTGAAAGGGCATCTCGATCTGCTGCATTCCATCCATCAGTTACGGAAGCGCGGGTTGAGTGTTCATGGTCTGATCGTCGGAGACTGCCCTTCGGGCAAGACAGACTACCTGACGGAATTGAAACAGACGATTCACAAACTTGGGATTGAAGACTTCGTCACATGGATCGGCCATCGTGCTGATGTGAAAAACATCTACGCAATTTCGCGTGCGGTCGTGTCTTTGTCTCAGAAGCCCGAAGCCTTTGGTCGGACGGTTGCCGAATCACTTTCCATCGGGACGCCCGTGCTTGGATATGCACACGGAGGCGTTACTGAAATTCTCAATGCTCAGTTTCCTCAGGGAACCATTGCGCCGGGCGATGTTAACGCGCTGACAGATCGAGCAGAAGAGCTTCTGACGAGCGGACACTCGCCTTTTATCGGGTCGAATCCTTTCGACAAACGCGCGATGTTGCAGGCCACGCTTGCCCTTTATGAACAGACCGCTCGTGTGAATTCGTCAAGAGCCGCCGCATAACGGGGCTGCATGCAGATGGGCAACAGCGTTCCGAAGGATTCCCCGCCTGACGGGCTCAATTCTGCACTCCAGTTTCGACAATGTATTCGCCGTATTTGTCAGGGTTCCTGGGGCCGGCATCGCTGGGCCTTTCTGCAGCTTCGTGGGGAGCCGCTCCATACGGTGACTCCCTGCAAGGCAGGCAGTGGAGAAGATGCCGACGATGTTGATCTGCTCGGTGACGAGAGTTCGGTTTATGCATTGGTCGATGCCGTGTTTGAATGGGTTCGTGCCAGTGAGTGCCACGTCGAATATTCCCGCAGGGCTGCAGCCAAGGCGACTTTAGTTCTCTATTCCGTCGACGGGAATGAGTTTGTGCAGTTCGATCTCTGGATGACTCTGGCGCAAATCGATGGTGGCCGGAAGAGTCTTCGGTTTCCTGATGTTCCCGCCAGCCTGCGTCATCGCGAGCGATTTTTGGGTGAGGATTGTTCTGATGCAACTGGCGGCGATGACACGGGGCTCTTTCGTCTTCCTCCGGAGCTGGAAGTCTGTTTGTACATTCAGCATTTGATCTGTAAACGAAAAAACCTGCGGTCAGCACGCGTGCGGAATCGACTGGATTTCTACGAATCGTTACTCAATGGAACGCAGGAACTGGCCCTCGTGGAGTCGCTTGGTTTCATTCGAACGTCGCATCAGATATCAGTGGATATTGCGGCCGCAACGTTGTCGCTGTTGCAACAGCAACTTGTACTTCATGACGAATTCCGGTCAGCGAAGCGAGCCGTTCGATGGTGGCAAAGCCGACTGGACGGATCTCGACCGTCGACGCGAATGCTGGCATTCATTGGTTGTGACGGAACAGGGAAGACGACGCTCGCACACTTTTTTCGGGACCATTCGTCTGGCCAGTTCCGACACAACGTCGGCAAGCATCTTTATCGAAAGACGATTCTCTATAAGCTGCTGGTGATCTTTGTGCGACCTCTGATTTGTCGGGACCGAGATCGTTTTGACGATCTTATCGCTCCGGTCAACTACATGCTGGCAGCACTTCGATTACGAATCCTTACCATGCTGCCAGACCGGAAATGGCGACTGTTCGATCGTTGTATTCACGACTTTCTGTTCATTCAGCGCAAGAGCGACGCTGCCCGTTTTTCTCGTTGGCAATGGCTGGCGGGCTGGATCGGAATCCGTATTCGGACCGTGCATCTGGTAGTGTCACGAACGAATCTTCAAACGCGCCGAGATGAAATTACCGACAAAGGCCATGGCGCGTACGACCACCTTATGCAGCAGTTTTTCACACGGCAAATACCTGTTCATTACACCGCTCAGGGACACGACTGTCCCGTAGAAGTGACTGCAGGACAACTATTGAAAAGGATTGTTCAGGAGCCTCCTGAAAAGCGATCCTGAAAAGCAAACCTGAAGCGTCAGCAAGGGTTCGTCTCGTTGAGAACGTCGGGCCAGTGAGAACGTCGGGCCAGTCTGACCCTCGCTCACGCGTCCGGTGTCCTGAAGACATGATTCTCAGAAGACTTTCATGGCAACGCTGATCAGAGAACGTTCGTTCCTGAAATTGCAGTTGTTCCTGTGATGGAAATCTCTTGGGGCGGGAACACGTTTTAGTTGTAATCTTTGCCGCGCAGACTGTCGGTGACAGATTGAAGCCACGTTTCAAGGTCCTGCTGCATCGATTTTGCTCGAGCTGCCTCTGAAGCGACTAGATTATGTTCTTCTTTCGGATCCAGAGTCAGGTTGTAGAGTTCGAGGGTCACCTTCGTGGTCTGAACGCCGGATTGGCTGTCCCCTGCATTCGACGAAGCGTTTGCGCCTTTCTTTTTGCGATTATTGTTTGCTGGTCTGTCTGGACGTTCAATCCGGTGGAGCTTCCAGTCGCCGTCACGCCATGCTGAATGCCCCTGGTAGGAGCCTGCAGGTGCGTCCCATTCCAGTGGCTGGGGTGCTTTGCCGTGCGCTGCGTGGTCGGCAGGGATTGTTGTACCGTCTGTTTGATGCTCTGCGACAAACGCAAGGATCGAATCGCTTGGTGTCGAGAAACCACCGACACCTGCATCCCAGAAACCCAGGGGCTTGTGGCGTTCACGGATTTCTTTGTCGAACAATTCGGCGATGCTTTGCCCATCCAGCACAGGCTGATGATCGATCTTTGCTCCGGTAATCTCCACCAGAGTCGGGTAGATATCGTAGGTGCATGCGGGCAGTTCACTTTGGCGAGGCGACTCTATTCGGTCTGGCCATTCGATCAGGCAGGGAACTCGAAGTCCTCCTTCATAGATTTGTCCCTTCTTGCCTCTC
This region of Planctomycetaceae bacterium genomic DNA includes:
- a CDS encoding glycosyltransferase family 4 protein — encoded protein: MDSRQLTILQLLPALESGGVERGVIEVAGAVAQSGHRSLVVSAGGRLVDQLLDEGSEHFAMPVGVKSPVTLRCIPQLRRLLIEERVDVVDIHSRLPGWVTWMTLATMPSAVRPRFISTLHGLHSVNAYSSIMCRGDYVVAVSHAVNNYIRDHYSWVPESRVRVIPRGVDSEEFPRGYYPDAQWEMEFYREFPKLKGQMLVTLPGRVTRLKGHLDLLHSIHQLRKRGLSVHGLIVGDCPSGKTDYLTELKQTIHKLGIEDFVTWIGHRADVKNIYAISRAVVSLSQKPEAFGRTVAESLSIGTPVLGYAHGGVTEILNAQFPQGTIAPGDVNALTDRAEELLTSGHSPFIGSNPFDKRAMLQATLALYEQTARVNSSRAAA